DNA from Corynebacterium aurimucosum ATCC 700975:
TCAAGGACACTGCTCACGAGATCATCGATCACCTGGGCGGCGACCCGATGCTGGATCTGGCCATGAAGCTCGAGGAGATTGCGCTGAACGACGACTACTTCGTCTCCCGCAAGCTCTATCCGAACGTCGACTTCTACACCGGCTTGATCTACCGCGCCATGGGCTTCCCGACGGACTTCTTCACCGTCCTCTTCGCCATCGGCCGCCTGCCGGGCTGGATTGCTCAGTACCGCGAGCAGCTTGAGCTCAACACCAAGATCAACCGTCCGCGCCAGATTTACACCGGCGAGACCCTGCGTAAGGTCACCCCGCGTAGCGAGCGCTAAACAGTAACCTCAGCGGCGGTCTTCCACAGGCTGCCGTGGCTTAGCGTATAGCCCATACGCTGCATTTCTAGGGCCGAGCCCCACATCTCCGCTTATACTGGAGGGCGTTGTGGCTCGGCCTACGTGTATGCGGCCAGCAAAGAAGAAAGTAATCCAAGGAGGATAATCCCCAATGGAAAAGCCCGTAATTGAGCCGGCAACGGAGCCTGCTCCCCAGGACCTTGTCATCGAAGACATTGTGGTGGGTGACGGCGCCGAAGCCCAGCCGGGCGGCTTCGTTGAGGTCCACTACGTTGGTGTTGACTATGAGACGAACCAGGAATTCGACTCTTCGTGGGGTCGTGGCCAGTCCATCGAGTTCCCGCTGACTGGTCTCATCGCCGGCTGGCAGGAAGGAATCCCGGGTATGAAGGTGGGCGGTCGCCGCAAGCTGGTCATCCCGCCGGAGAAGGCTTATGGCCCGGCTGGTGGTGCGCACCCGCTGTCTGGTCGCACGCTGACCTTCGTTATCGATCTCATCCGCGCCTAGGCGAGAAGGGCTAAGCACCCCTTTTTATCTCCTTGAACGACGCCCTGACCGGCCGTGCACTAGAGCACGGTACACATTGGTGAGGGCGTTTCGCGCGTTTTGTCTGGGCTGAAGGATTCGTGCTGCCCTTTTCCACCACGCAGGGCGCGGGAGTGCGGCACAATGGAGGACATGAGTGTCCCACAAACTACGTTCAATGATGACCGCGAGATGCCGCTGCTGGGTCTCGGCACCTACAAGATGCACGGGGAGGAGCTTGTCCGCTCCGTGCGTGAAGCCATCGACCTGGGCTACCGCCACTTCGATACTGCCACCCTCTACGAGAATGAAGAAGAGCTAGGCCAAGCGCTCAACGCCGCTATGAAGGCTGGCGACGTGACCCGTGATGAGCTCTTTATTACCAGCAAGGTCTGGCACGACCACCACGGCAAGGACAAAGTGGGCCAAGCCTTCCGTGAGTCCCTGGACAAGCTGCAGCTGGATTACCTCGACCTCTACCTGATTCACTGGCCCTGGCCGCAAGGCAGGCTGTACGTGGAAACCTTCGAGGAGATTGCTCGCATGCAGGGCATGGGACAGATTGCATCGATTGGCGTGGCCAACTTTTATGAGGAAACTCTGCAAACCCTGATCGATGAGACTGGTATTGTTCCGGTCCTCAATCAGGTTGAGCTGCATCCGGGCTTTACACAGCCGGAGCTGCGTCAGTTCCACGATAGCCATGGCATCGTGACGGAGGCGTGGTCGCCGTTGGCCCGCGGCATTATCCTCAACAACCCAGAGGTAATGGCCGTGGCCGAGAAGCACGATATTACTGCTGGCCAAGCTGTTCTGGCATACCTGTTGAGCAAGGGGATTTCGGTCATCCCGAAGTCCAGCCGCCGCGAGCGCTTGGAAGAGAACTTCGCTGCTGCGGAGGTTGAGCTCACTGCAGAGGATTTTGCGGCTCTCGACGCGCTTGATGGCAAGGAAGGGTTTGGCCGCATGTTCAAGGACCCGCGTGAATTCCCTGGCGACTAAAGCTTGAACACTTAGGGGGCGCGTGAAGTGCCCGTGAGCGATGGAGCCCGTCTTCCACACCGTGCTCTTTCTTCCTGCAACGTTTGGGGAGAAGGGTGGGGTGCTGAAGGCGGGCTTTGTTGTGTTCCTGGGGAGGTGGGAAACGCCAGGGGAGGGCAGTGAAGATCTGTTAAAAACTCTGCGAAGTTTCGGTTTGCTAAATTAGATTCTCACTTTGAATTCTCCTGTGGGGGTGTTAGCGGCGAGCTGAAAATGCCTTGTAGATGCAGGGGGAGGGGGTAGTAAAAGTGTGTGTTATTAACTTTTCTTGGCAGGATTTACAACCTTGCAAGAGTGGTTAGGTAACTTACTGTGCAAGGCAAAACGTGATTGAAGACACTACCTTTTGTCTCTCACCGCGGTTTGTGGAGAAAAGACCCTTTGTAAGGAGAGCGACATGACTGACGCACCTGCTTCGATTAACTCGCGCCGCGAACCATCGCCGCAAGAGTTCGTCGAGATGCGTGATAGCTCGCAGTTTTCTAAGCTGCGCGGCACATACCGCAAGTTCACCTTCCCCATGACTGTGGCGTTCTTTGTGTGGTACGTCCTCTACGTGCTGGCCGCCGTTTTTGCGCCAGACTTCATGGCTATTGAATTTGGGGGAGGCTGGAACGTCGGCCTCATCTTCGGCCTGGCCCAGTTCCTGACCACCTTCATCATCACGTATATCTACGTCAATTACGCCAATAAGAACATCGAGCCGCAGGCAGCGGCCATTCGGCAGGAACTGGAGGGCTAAACCATGCAGAACATTACCTTGGCCGCAGCGGAATCCTCCGCCGGCAACCCGATTCTGAATATTGCGGTCTTCGCCGCCTTCCTTATCGTCACGATGTACGTGGTGCTTCGCGCCGGTAAGTCCACCAAGGAAGCTTCTGATTTCTACACCGGTGGCGGTAGCTTCTCCGGCCGCCAGAACGGCCTGGCTATCTCCGGTGACTACCTGTCCGCCGCATCCTTCCTGGGCATCGTGGGTGCCGTCGCACTCAATGGCTACGATGGCTTCCTTTACTCGGTGGGCTTCTTCGTCGCCTGGCTCGTTGCGCTGATGCTCGTCGCCGAGCCGATGCGTAACGTCGGCCGTTTCACCATGGCGGACGTGCTGTCCTTCCGTCTCAAGCAGCGCCCGGTGCGCGTGGCGGCCGCGATCTCGACCCTGTTCGTCTCGCTGTTCTACCTCATCGCGCAGATGGCCGGCGCCGGCTCCCTGGTTGCCGTGCTGCTGGATATTCACGAGTTCAAGTGGCAGGCCGTTGTCGTCGGCATCGTGGGCATCCTCATGATCGTCTACGTCCTTGTCGGCGGCATGAAGGGTACGACCTACGTGCAGATGATTAAGGCCGTGCTTCTGGTTACCGGTGTGGTCATCATGTGCATCCTGACCTTCGTCATGCTGAAGGGCGGCTTCAGCTCGCTCTTTACTCAGGCCATTGATATGCATGCCAACTCCGCGGCTATCAAGGAGGGTGGCTATGAGGCCTCCCAGATTATGGAGCCGGGTCTGAAGTATGGCAAGAACCTCACCACCAAGCTGGACTTCATCTCGCTGGGTATTGCCCTTGTGCTCGGTGTTGGTGGCCTGCCGCACGTTCTCATGCGCTTCTACACGGTGCCGACCGCTACCGAAGCTCGCCGCTCCGTTACCTGGGCGATTGTCATCATCGGTGCCTTCTATCTCATGACTCTGGTTCTGGGCTACGGCGCTGCCGCCCTGGTTGGCCCGGACCGCATCCTTGCCGCACCGGGTGGTGCTAATTCCGCAGCACCGCTCCTGGCGCTGGAAATCGGTGGTTCCATCTTTATGGCGGTTATTTCCGCAGTGGCCTTCGCTACCGTTCTGGCTGTTGTCGCCGGCCTCGCCATCACCGCCTCGGCGTCCATCGCGCACGACATTTACCACTCCGTCATCCGCAACGGTGAGTCCACCGAGGCTGAGCAGGTTCGCGTTTCCCAGATCACCGTGGTCGTCCTGGGCATTGTCTCCATCATCCTGGGCATTCTGGCCATGACCCAGAACGTGGCCTTCCTGGTCTCACTGGCCTTTGCCGTGGCTGCCTCCGCCAACCTGCCGACCATCCTGTACTCCCTCTACTGGCGTCGATTCAACACCGCGGGTGCTGTGGCGTCGATGTACACCGGTGTTATCTCCTGCTTGGTGCTCATCTTCCTGTCCCCGGCAGTCTCCGGTACCCCGACCTCGATGTTCCCGAACGCTGACTGGTCCATCTTCCCGCTGTCCTCCCCGGGTCTGGTCACCATCCCGCTGGCCTTCTTCGCTGGCTGGATCGTCTCCATCATGACCCCGCCGGACAACCTGGAAGAGCTGTCCGCCGAGATGGAGGTTCGCTCCCTGACCGGCGTGGGTGTTGAGGCTCCAGTGGATCACTAAAACGCCTCAATCACACCGTTTCAGGCGGTAGAGGGTAGAATCAAACATCGTGTTTTACTCTCAGCCTTCTCACAGGGCGGCGTCAGCGCGAGCTGGCGCCGCCCTTCTGGCGTGCGTACTCGGTGCAGCCTCACTAGTTGCGTGCTCGCCAGCGCACGAAGAAGACTCCACGGCTGGCGGTTCAGCGCAGACCAGCGCGCGCAAACCCGGTCCCATCACGCATAGGAAGGGGCAGCTGCAGCTGGCCGCTGTCCCGGACTCAGTAGGTCAGTTCCTCAAGGGCGATGAGTCCAAGGCCATCACGTATTACCGCATTGAGACGGGCATGCACATGGGCTCGGCCACTGAACACCAGCCGCGCTATGCGTTGAGCCTGATCAAGCTCTACATAGCAACCTACGTGCTGGAACGCGGGTCCTTTGAGGACAAGTACGTAGCGCTGGATATGATTGCTGATTCTTCCGACGAGAGTGCTGCAAAACT
Protein-coding regions in this window:
- a CDS encoding FKBP-type peptidyl-prolyl cis-trans isomerase; this encodes MEKPVIEPATEPAPQDLVIEDIVVGDGAEAQPGGFVEVHYVGVDYETNQEFDSSWGRGQSIEFPLTGLIAGWQEGIPGMKVGGRRKLVIPPEKAYGPAGGAHPLSGRTLTFVIDLIRA
- a CDS encoding aldo/keto reductase, with product MEDMSVPQTTFNDDREMPLLGLGTYKMHGEELVRSVREAIDLGYRHFDTATLYENEEELGQALNAAMKAGDVTRDELFITSKVWHDHHGKDKVGQAFRESLDKLQLDYLDLYLIHWPWPQGRLYVETFEEIARMQGMGQIASIGVANFYEETLQTLIDETGIVPVLNQVELHPGFTQPELRQFHDSHGIVTEAWSPLARGIILNNPEVMAVAEKHDITAGQAVLAYLLSKGISVIPKSSRRERLEENFAAAEVELTAEDFAALDALDGKEGFGRMFKDPREFPGD
- a CDS encoding DUF485 domain-containing protein; this encodes MTDAPASINSRREPSPQEFVEMRDSSQFSKLRGTYRKFTFPMTVAFFVWYVLYVLAAVFAPDFMAIEFGGGWNVGLIFGLAQFLTTFIITYIYVNYANKNIEPQAAAIRQELEG
- a CDS encoding solute symporter family protein, whose protein sequence is MQNITLAAAESSAGNPILNIAVFAAFLIVTMYVVLRAGKSTKEASDFYTGGGSFSGRQNGLAISGDYLSAASFLGIVGAVALNGYDGFLYSVGFFVAWLVALMLVAEPMRNVGRFTMADVLSFRLKQRPVRVAAAISTLFVSLFYLIAQMAGAGSLVAVLLDIHEFKWQAVVVGIVGILMIVYVLVGGMKGTTYVQMIKAVLLVTGVVIMCILTFVMLKGGFSSLFTQAIDMHANSAAIKEGGYEASQIMEPGLKYGKNLTTKLDFISLGIALVLGVGGLPHVLMRFYTVPTATEARRSVTWAIVIIGAFYLMTLVLGYGAAALVGPDRILAAPGGANSAAPLLALEIGGSIFMAVISAVAFATVLAVVAGLAITASASIAHDIYHSVIRNGESTEAEQVRVSQITVVVLGIVSIILGILAMTQNVAFLVSLAFAVAASANLPTILYSLYWRRFNTAGAVASMYTGVISCLVLIFLSPAVSGTPTSMFPNADWSIFPLSSPGLVTIPLAFFAGWIVSIMTPPDNLEELSAEMEVRSLTGVGVEAPVDH